In Flavobacterium sp. N1736, the following are encoded in one genomic region:
- a CDS encoding DUF1569 domain-containing protein, with protein sequence MKNIFSKEDSNDFINRINQLNYDSKAVWGKMSVDQMLAHCNVTYEMVYDDIHPKPNGFIKFILKVLVKSSVVNDNPYPRNSKTAQQFLIKGNRNFETEKTRLIGYINRTQELGENYFEGKESHSFGRLTAKEWNNMFAKHLDHHLSQFGV encoded by the coding sequence ATGAAGAATATTTTTTCTAAAGAGGATTCTAATGACTTTATAAATCGTATTAATCAATTAAATTACGATTCGAAGGCTGTTTGGGGTAAAATGAGTGTTGATCAAATGCTTGCGCATTGTAATGTAACATACGAAATGGTTTACGACGATATTCATCCTAAACCTAATGGCTTTATAAAATTTATTTTGAAAGTTTTGGTTAAAAGTAGTGTTGTTAACGATAATCCATATCCCAGAAATAGTAAAACTGCCCAACAGTTCCTTATTAAAGGAAATCGCAATTTTGAGACTGAAAAAACAAGATTAATCGGTTATATTAATAGAACTCAAGAGTTAGGTGAAAATTACTTTGAAGGAAAAGAATCTCATTCTTTTGGGAGACTAACGGCTAAGGAATGGAATAATATGTTTGCAAAACATCTGGACCATCATTTGAGTCAGTTTGGAGTTTAA
- a CDS encoding response regulator transcription factor, with protein MKILLLEDDFTLSKEISTFFTLKEFECIPYYDGSLLLKKYFPYEYDLIILDINVPGINGIEVCKGIREVDKKTPIIMLTAFSEIEDKLASFDNGADDYLVKPFHFEELYARISSLLRRKEIPQQTDNKIVLEDLEILEDEMKVFRSGEEIKLTPKEFKLILILAHAKGKVLSKQFIAEKLWDYHIETNQNTIEVYINFLRKKIDKDHETKLIRTKIGYGYYLSDQE; from the coding sequence ATGAAAATTTTACTACTCGAAGACGATTTTACTTTATCTAAAGAAATCTCAACATTCTTTACCTTAAAAGAATTCGAGTGTATTCCTTATTATGATGGTTCATTATTATTGAAAAAATACTTTCCTTATGAGTATGATTTAATCATTCTTGATATAAATGTTCCCGGTATAAACGGAATTGAGGTTTGCAAAGGCATTCGTGAAGTCGACAAAAAGACTCCTATTATTATGTTAACCGCTTTTAGTGAGATTGAAGATAAATTAGCTTCTTTTGATAATGGTGCCGATGATTATTTGGTTAAGCCTTTTCATTTTGAAGAATTGTATGCCCGAATTTCATCTCTTTTAAGACGAAAAGAAATTCCGCAGCAAACAGACAACAAAATTGTTCTTGAGGATTTAGAAATTCTGGAGGATGAAATGAAAGTATTTCGCTCTGGTGAAGAAATCAAATTAACACCAAAAGAGTTTAAACTCATTTTAATTTTAGCTCACGCCAAAGGAAAAGTATTGTCTAAACAATTTATTGCCGAAAAACTTTGGGATTATCATATAGAAACCAATCAAAATACAATAGAGGTTTATATTAATTTTTTAAGAAAGAAAATTGATAAAGACCATGAAACAAAATTAATTCGAACAAAAATTGGTTACGGATATTATTTAAGCGATCAGGAATGA
- a CDS encoding DUF4294 domain-containing protein, with product MRFTSFVLFFILISFTSQAQVTPKENQEMGYKLTEQDSILNDTIELPEIIISKEKLDPETQKQFLILQNRVYKTYPYAKLASDRLTALNQGMARLKTNREKKKYFKIVEDYLNNEFEERLKKLSRKQGQILVKLIHRQTGITTYELIRTLKSGFKAFVSNTTANLFDISLKTEYKPYEVNEDYLIETILVRAFESGRLINQKPAKPVNYDDLMNHWEEKAKTLNKK from the coding sequence ATGAGATTTACAAGCTTTGTTTTATTTTTTATATTGATTTCTTTCACAAGTCAAGCCCAGGTTACTCCCAAAGAAAATCAGGAAATGGGTTATAAATTAACCGAACAGGATTCTATCCTCAATGATACAATCGAGTTGCCTGAGATTATTATATCTAAAGAAAAGCTGGATCCCGAAACGCAAAAGCAATTTTTGATTCTTCAAAACAGGGTTTATAAAACCTATCCGTATGCAAAATTAGCATCAGATAGATTGACAGCTTTAAATCAGGGTATGGCACGTTTAAAAACCAATCGTGAAAAAAAGAAATATTTCAAAATTGTAGAAGACTACCTTAATAATGAATTCGAAGAAAGACTTAAAAAGCTCTCCAGAAAGCAAGGTCAGATTCTTGTAAAGCTAATTCATCGCCAAACCGGAATTACAACCTATGAATTAATCAGAACTTTAAAAAGTGGTTTCAAGGCTTTCGTATCAAATACGACGGCGAATTTATTTGATATAAGTTTAAAGACAGAATATAAACCTTATGAAGTCAACGAAGATTATTTAATAGAGACAATTTTGGTTAGGGCATTTGAATCCGGAAGATTAATAAATCAAAAACCTGCAAAACCGGTTAACTATGATGATTTAATGAATCATTGGGAAGAAAAAGCAAAAACGCTCAACAAAAAATAA
- a CDS encoding M42 family metallopeptidase produces the protein MSTKSILKDTSITFLESYLNNASPTGYESEGQKLWMNYLKPYVDTFITDTYGTAVGVINPDAPFKVVIEGHADEISWYVNYITDDGLLYVIRNGGSDHQIAPSKRVHIHTKKGIVKGVFGWPAIHTRLRDKEESPKLSNIFIDLGCETKEQVEAMGVHVGCVITYPDEFMILNENKFVCRAIDNRMGGFMIAEVARLLHENKKTLPFGLYIVNSVQEEIGLRGAEMIAQTIKPNVAIVTDVCHDTTTPMIDKKVEGDLKMGRGPVIAYAPAVQNKLRDLIVDTAIENEIPFQRHASSRATGTDTDAFAYSNGGVASALISLPLRYMHTTVEMVHKEDVENVIQLIYESLLKIENNETFSYFK, from the coding sequence ATGAGCACAAAATCTATCTTAAAAGATACCTCTATTACTTTTCTTGAAAGCTACCTAAATAATGCCTCTCCTACCGGTTACGAAAGTGAAGGTCAAAAACTTTGGATGAATTATCTAAAACCTTATGTTGATACTTTTATTACGGATACTTACGGAACGGCTGTTGGAGTGATTAATCCGGATGCTCCTTTTAAGGTGGTGATTGAAGGACATGCTGACGAAATTTCGTGGTATGTAAATTATATTACTGATGATGGCTTATTATATGTTATTCGCAATGGTGGTTCTGATCATCAGATTGCGCCTTCTAAAAGGGTTCATATTCATACTAAAAAAGGGATTGTAAAAGGTGTTTTTGGATGGCCGGCAATTCATACCAGATTACGTGATAAGGAGGAATCTCCAAAACTTAGCAATATTTTTATCGATTTGGGCTGCGAAACTAAAGAACAAGTCGAAGCAATGGGCGTTCATGTTGGATGTGTGATTACATATCCTGATGAATTTATGATTTTGAACGAGAATAAATTTGTCTGCCGCGCAATCGATAACAGAATGGGCGGTTTTATGATTGCAGAAGTTGCCCGTTTATTACATGAAAACAAAAAAACGCTTCCGTTTGGATTATATATTGTAAACTCAGTTCAGGAAGAAATTGGTTTACGTGGCGCAGAAATGATTGCACAAACGATTAAACCAAATGTCGCCATTGTTACAGATGTTTGCCACGACACCACTACTCCAATGATAGACAAAAAAGTAGAAGGTGATCTTAAAATGGGACGAGGCCCGGTTATCGCTTATGCGCCTGCTGTTCAAAATAAATTACGTGATTTAATTGTAGATACTGCCATAGAAAATGAAATTCCATTTCAGCGTCACGCAAGTTCAAGAGCTACAGGAACTGATACTGATGCTTTTGCTTATAGTAATGGCGGCGTAGCATCGGCACTGATTTCTTTGCCACTGCGTTACATGCATACCACTGTAGAAATGGTACATAAGGAAGATGTAGAAAATGTGATTCAGTTGATTTATGAGTCATTATTGAAAATTGAAAACAATGAAACTTTTTCTTATTTTAAATAA
- a CDS encoding sensor histidine kinase, with protein sequence MTLKNRISLLVSLLFTILFGLASTLIFVLYSNFRKEEFRDRLEIKALSNIKLLVNVKEVDDELLKVIDQNSINKLYDEKTLVFDSHYKLIYSSIDDAKVNWSIDDLKYLKKNKTFFKQQGDYEVYGVFYDTKDKDFYALISATDNYGKRKLLFLRYTLIISYIFFTCICWVLTSFMVKKAMNPLNVFHQKIKNINENNLDTRIASKSNKNEIDLIANEFNFMMDRIEISYQKQKEFTAHASHELRTPLSRITSQIENTINDPATSIKGKSFLKTILSDVNQLTELINSLLILSKIDNKNQENHEVQRMDEILFSAIESLNKSFPDFVILFEMEENENLDTALEIKGNKNLLEIAISNVLKNACVYSDNKQANVKISTENDNLVILISNTGRTLTENEQKNLFQPFMRGKNSKGTSGFGLGLRIVQRILNLHNASITYSIPDINTNLFRLFFHS encoded by the coding sequence ATGACATTAAAAAATCGAATATCACTTTTAGTAAGTTTATTATTTACAATCCTTTTTGGGTTGGCTTCGACATTGATATTTGTTTTATACTCGAATTTTAGAAAAGAAGAATTCCGGGATCGGTTAGAAATTAAGGCACTTTCAAATATAAAGCTTTTAGTAAATGTAAAAGAAGTCGATGATGAGCTTTTAAAAGTGATTGATCAAAATTCGATTAATAAATTGTATGATGAGAAAACATTGGTTTTTGATTCTCATTACAAACTTATTTATAGCAGTATTGATGATGCTAAAGTTAACTGGTCGATTGATGATTTAAAATATTTAAAGAAAAACAAAACCTTCTTTAAACAACAAGGCGATTATGAAGTTTATGGTGTTTTTTATGATACTAAAGACAAAGATTTTTATGCCCTTATATCTGCTACAGATAATTATGGTAAACGAAAATTGCTTTTTCTTAGATATACTTTAATTATATCGTATATCTTTTTTACCTGTATTTGCTGGGTTCTAACTTCATTTATGGTAAAAAAAGCAATGAACCCTTTAAATGTATTTCATCAAAAAATTAAAAATATAAACGAGAATAATCTAGACACTCGTATTGCATCCAAAAGCAATAAAAATGAAATTGACCTAATTGCAAATGAATTCAATTTTATGATGGATCGTATCGAAATCTCCTATCAAAAACAAAAAGAATTTACTGCACACGCTTCACACGAACTTAGAACTCCCCTATCGCGAATTACTTCTCAAATTGAGAATACAATCAACGATCCTGCAACATCTATAAAAGGCAAAAGCTTTTTAAAAACGATTTTATCTGATGTAAATCAATTAACAGAATTGATTAATTCACTATTGATCCTGTCTAAAATTGACAATAAAAATCAGGAGAATCATGAAGTTCAAAGAATGGATGAAATTTTATTTTCTGCTATTGAGAGTTTAAATAAAAGTTTTCCTGATTTTGTTATTCTTTTTGAAATGGAAGAAAATGAAAATCTGGATACAGCTTTAGAAATAAAAGGAAATAAAAACCTGCTTGAAATTGCAATAAGCAATGTTTTAAAAAATGCCTGCGTTTACTCTGATAATAAACAAGCTAATGTAAAAATCAGTACTGAAAACGACAATCTTGTTATTTTAATTTCTAACACAGGAAGGACACTAACTGAAAACGAGCAAAAAAATCTATTTCAGCCATTTATGCGTGGCAAAAATTCAAAAGGAACTTCTGGCTTTGGGCTTGGTTTACGTATTGTTCAGCGTATTCTTAATCTTCATAACGCATCTATAACTTACAGTATTCCAGATATTAACACGAATTTATTTCGGTTATTTTTTCATTCGTAA